Proteins encoded by one window of Amaranthus tricolor cultivar Red isolate AtriRed21 chromosome 4, ASM2621246v1, whole genome shotgun sequence:
- the LOC130809997 gene encoding agamous-like MADS-box protein MADS9, with translation MGRGKIEIKRIENTTNRQVTYTKRKNGIIKKAKEISVLCDAKVSVVIFANNGKMHGYHTSSSSVPDILEQYQTISGKRIWDAKHENLKNEIDRIKKENDDMRIELRHLKGEDVGSLPHPDLMRLEDALETGLVSVRNKKKEIRDMYERNTMKLEEENNRLNFILHKQEMKEYPYEHQSLNYRVQPMQPNLQDHHIM, from the exons ATGGGGAGAGGAAAGATTGAAATAAAAAGGATAGAAAATACAACAAACAGGCAAGTTACATACACTAAGAGAAAGAATGGGATCATCAAAAAAGCTAAGGAAATTTCTGTTCTTTGTGATGCCAAAGTTTCCGTTGTTATCTTTGCTAACAATGGAAAAATGCATGGTTATCATACCTCTTCTTCTTC gGTGCCAGATATTTTGGAACAATATCAGACTATTTCTGGAAAGAGGATATGGGATGCTAAGCATGAG AATCTAAAGAACGAGATCGACAGAATCAAGAAAGAAAATGATGATATGAGGATTGAACTCAG GCATTTGAAAGGCGAAGATGTAGGGTCTTTGCCACATCCCGATCTTATGAGGCTGGAGGACGCACTAGAAACTGGCTTGGTTAGCGTACGTAATAAGAAG AAAGAAATTCGGGACATGTATGAAAGAAAt ACTATGAAGCTAGAGGAGGAAAACAATCGACTCAATTTCATATTG CACAAGCAAGAAATGAAAGAGTATCCTTATGAGCATCAATCTCTGAATTACCGAGTTCAACCTATGCAACCAAATCTTCAAGATCATCACATCATgtaa